The following are encoded together in the Phyllopteryx taeniolatus isolate TA_2022b chromosome 21, UOR_Ptae_1.2, whole genome shotgun sequence genome:
- the LOC133471508 gene encoding major histocompatibility complex class I-related gene protein-like, with amino-acid sequence MAKLNLCVLFVAAAQIHSVTPVLHTLKYFTTASSQIPNIPDYFYVGYVDDVPISRYDSKSRKAKPKQDWMNKITADDPHYWERETQNGIGGEQIGKVNIEIVNERFNQTGGVHMIQWMSGCEWDDETDEVDGWLHESYDGEAFISLEVKTMRWIAAHPQAFVTKLKWDRNELWNLNLKHYYTEICPSYLKKYLTNGRDFLMRTELPTVSLLQKTPSSPVTCHATGFYPSAAALFWRKDGEELHEDAETGETLRNHDGTFQMTADLKAEVTDEAEGRYECVFQLSGVADDIVVKLERRSIRSNARIREEEKRKMALAVAVPLAVLALAAAAVAVLVKLYKSRRAKYDPASVDADSEPASE; translated from the exons ATGGCGAAGCTGaacttgtgtgtcttgtttgtCGCGGCTGCGCAAATCCACAGCGTGACGCCCG tgcttCACACGCTCAAGTATTTCACGACAGCATCGTCTCAAATTCCAAACATCCCAGACTACTTTTATGTCGGTTATGTTGACGACGTTCCGATTTCGCGCTACGACAGCAAGAGCAGGAAAGCAAAACCCAAACAGGACTGGATGAACAAAATCACAGCAGATGATCCTCACTACTgggagagagagacacagaACGGTATTGGTGGTGAGCAGATCGGCAAAGTCAACATCGAAATTGTCAACGAGCGCTTCAACCAAACTGGAG GTGTTCACATGATCCAGTGGATGTCCGGCTGCGAATGGGACGACGAGACCGATGAGGTTGATGGTTGGCTACACGAAAGTTACGATGGAGAAGCCTTCATCTCGTTGGAGGTGAAGACAATGAGATGGAtcgcagctcacccacaagctTTCGTCACCAAACTCAAGTGGGACCGGAACGAACTTTGGAATCTAAACCTGAAGCACTACTACACTGAGATTTGTCCTTCTTACTTGAAGAAGTATTTGACCAATGGGAGGGACTtcctgatgagaacag AGCTTCCCACGGTGTCTCTCCTCCAGAAGACGCCGTCCTCTCCGGTCACCTGCCACGCGACGGGTTTCTACCCCAGCGCGGCCGCCCTGTTTTGGAGGAAGGACGGCGAGGAGCTCCACGAGGACGCGGAGACGGGAGAGACCCTCCGCAACCACGACGGAACCTTCCAGATGACGGCCGACCTGAAAGCGGAGGTGACCGATGAAGCCGAGGGCCGCTACGAATGCGTGTTCCAGCTGTCCGGCGTGGCGGACGACATCGTCGTCAAGCTGGAGAGAAGAAGCATCCGGAGCAACGCGCGCATCCGAG aggaagaaaagaggaagatgGCGCTGGCCGTCGCTGTCCCGCTGGCGGTCCTCGctctggcggcggcggcggtcgcGGTCCTCGTCAAGCTTTACAAAAGCAGACGAG CCAAATACGATCCAGCTT CCGTCGACGCCGATTCCGAGCCCGCTTCCGAGTGA